The following proteins come from a genomic window of Eleginops maclovinus isolate JMC-PN-2008 ecotype Puerto Natales chromosome 8, JC_Emac_rtc_rv5, whole genome shotgun sequence:
- the ciz1a gene encoding cdkn1a interacting zinc finger protein 1a — MFNPHIHQQQQQQQQQQQQQFHQHLRQLQQLFQQQPPPPPPPQPPPRHHVAHHHHQAQRTLPVAQQSAPPPRMVNLCQGTQNTIMASNPMLQGALLMQQMQGGMRGFSMAGQQFRQFFTAGSRSSLLGPVPMGMAIKSPMMGFPAARQYHQHARYYNNNNNNTPTTASSSFSSSSIITADAAARPPDRKRDSEQMASGSTDDQPAAGSTNEAMDTTETDGTVGGVDEPTQSSEEQLEEPVVKKQRTDESEKPKELCGVDTITIADTDGDLLLSESNSNTEDSQPEDCILLEEGGSTGGSDVVEALEESRAAEEHSRLSAPSPSARLSEDDQQADFLSEGKDASLASTDNQEEEEGVADGANKFYCYLCSITCHNQQNFKSHMNSVSHQQRMMEIQHMSNACLVTLLPRVHESLQEAIKDGEKKSDLKHWCATCHTHFTSSITDHRRTEEHKLASTAAISSCTVCRKRFRTSQIFVEHLRSQEHRRKVEELQEQEGCEALGNLTALDADGFSLEEVDGGEVEEEEERQMSEQDDCFSVKEVTLKDMASDEQYDADTVYGSSFFVPVAGFICRLCNKFYHFDSSALHTHCKSLKHFEKLKRYRDALSQKSDAAESSRESLPAADSLRPPVTDTPTDCSGETSPSEDPVLLTNPENQQQEEQAEPTIPDFVSTSAGSTDSTEQELSLPRKEEETTTSQDSADLEVPAEPPAGFKEEPDANEEEEEEEEEEKEAPAVPGKKKAKAKPKRKSGRATNRR, encoded by the exons ATGTTCAATCCGCAcatccaccagcagcagcagcagcagcaacaacagcaacagcaacagttTCACCAGCACCTGCGGCAGCTACAACAACTTTTCCAGCAGCagcctccgcctcctcctccgccGCAGCCGCCTCCTCGGCACCATGTcgcccaccaccaccaccaggcACAGCG AACCCTTCCTGTTGCTCAGCAGTCAGCCCCTCCTCCCAGGATGGTCAACCTGTGCCAGGGGACCCAGAATACCATCATGGCCTCCAATCCCATGCTGCAGGGGGCCCTACTGATGCAGCAGATGCAAG GTGGCATGCGGGGCTTCAGTATGGCTGGACAGCAGTTCCGTCAGTTCTTCACTGCCGGGTCAAGGTCCTCTCTGCTCGGCCCGGTTCCCATGGGCATGGCCATCAAGTCCCCCATGATGGGTTTCCCAGCTGCCCGACAGTACCACCAGCACGCTCgctactacaacaacaacaacaacaacaccccCACCACagcttcttcctccttctcctcctcttccatcaTTACGGCA GACGCTGCAGCCCGTCCGCCTGACAGGAAGAGGGACAGCGAGCAGATGGCATCAGGGAGCACAGACGACCAACCAGCAGCTGGCAGTACAAATGAAGCCATGGACACGACTGAAACAG ATGGTACCGTGGGAGGAGTGGATGAACCAACGCAGTCATCTGAGGAGCAACTTGAAGAACCTGTAGTCAAGAAGCAGAGGACAGACGA GTCAGAAAAGCCCAAGGAGCTCTGTGGTGTTGATACGATCACCATTGCAGATACAGATGGGGATCTTCTGTTGTCAGAGTCTAACAGCAACACAGAGGACAGCCAGCCTGAAG ACTGCATCCTTCTGGAAGAAGGAGGCTCCACAGGCGGGTCAGACGTTGTTGAGGCGCTGGAGGAGAGCAGAGCTGCTGAG GAGCACAGCCGTTTGTCCGCCCCGTCCCCATCCGCCAGGCTGAGCGAGGATGACCAGCAGGCGGATTTCCTCTCAGAGGGCAAAGACGCCTCTTTAGCTTCAACGGACaaccaggaggaagaggagggtgtAGCGGATGGCGCCAATAAGTTCTACTGCTACCTCTGCAGCATAACCTGCCACAACCAGCAA AACTTCAAGAGTCATATGAACAGTGTTTCCCACCAGCAGAGGATGATGGAGATCCAACACATGAGCAACGCCTGCCTGGTCACCCTGCTGCCACGAGTGCACGAGTCCTTACAGGAAGCAATCAAAGATGG agagaagaaatCTGATTTGAAGCATTGGTGTGCCACCTGTCACACCCACTTCACCAGTAGCATCACAGACCACCGCCGCACCGAGGAACACAAA CTTGCCAGCACAGCCGCCATCTCCTCCTGCACAGTCTGCAGGAAACGCTTCAGGACCTCCCAGATATTTGTGGAGCACTTGCGATCTCAGGAGCACAGACGGAAAGTGGAGGAG CTCCAGGAACAGGAGGGCTGTGAGGCCTTAGGAAACCTGACGGCGCTGGACGCAGACGGCTTCTCGCTGGAAGAGGTGGATGgcggggaggtggaggaggaagaggaaagacagATGAGCGAACAG GATGACTGTTTCTCCGTTAAAGAAGTGACTCTGAAGGACATGGCCAGTGACGAGCAGTATGATGCTGACACGGTCTACG GGTCCAGTTTTTTTGTCCCTGTCGCAGGTTTTATCTGCAGACTCTGCAACAAGTTTTATCACTTTGATTCTTCTGCCCTGCACACCCACTGCAAATCACTGAAGCACTTTGAGAAGCTCAAG AGGTACAGAGATGCGCTGAGTCAGAAGAGTGACGCTGCTGAATCTTCCAGAGAGTCTCTCCCCGCTGCAGACAGCCTCAGGCCCCCAGTAACCGACACCCCCACAGACTGTTCTGGGGAAACCTCTCCCTCTGAGGACCCTGTTTTACTGACAAATCCAGAAAACCAGCAACAGGAGGAACAGGCAGAACCAACCATACCGGACTTCGTCAGCACGTCAGCGGGCAGCACTGACAGCACAGAGCAAGAGCTCAGCCTCccaaggaaagaggaagagaccacgaCAAGCCAGGACTCTGCAGATCTGGAGGTTCCAGCTGAGCCTCCTGCTGGCTTCAAAGAGGAGCCAGATGCtaatgaagaagaggaggaggaggaggaggaagagaaggaggctCCTGCTGTCCCAGGGAAAAAGAAGGCAAAAGCTAAACCAAAACGCAAGTCGGGGAGGGCCACAAACAGACGCTGA
- the bbln gene encoding UPF0184 protein C9orf16 homolog: MSGPNGDPNISIDDGIIEDEDEFEEEEFEAINSALDQINSYLDDIEDRNDSLNGKLHELLESNRETRQEFRAQLLGSQTPEEKLCPPEGDASSTSKEDLDKDKGD, encoded by the exons ATGTCTGGACCAAATGGAGATCCAAACATCTCAATTGACGATGGTATCATCGAGGACGAAGATGAATTCGAGGAGGAAG AGTTTGAAGCCATTAACTCGGCGCTGGATCAGATCAACTCCTATCTTGATGATATAGAAGATCGTAATGATTCACTTAATGGCAAACTGCACGAACTATTGGAGTCAAACCGGGAGACCCGACAGGAGTTTAGGGCCCAACTGCTGGGCTCACAGACCCCGGAGGAGAAGCTTTGTCCTCCAGAGGGGGACGCCTCTTCCACCAGCAAGGAAGACTTGGACAAGGACAAGGGGGATTGA
- the surf2 gene encoding surfeit locus protein 2 — MEELPADTKAFLLNHPFLQFTDGKKIKCTLNGHEFPCNLTELQAFTKGKKYEKLSAAAEFNYSQYAPHVVPSSKQPKQLFCKLTLRHLNRQPHHVLRHVNGKRFKKALCKYEECVKQGIDYVPSRLKQKRPKDFEEEVNRGRTLKHGNDPLGPSSSDEDHSDSEDSMSDLYPPTMFSLKDEAEEVIEKEGAEEEDDFQTDEEEEMEVDTQVQQQKRKKEQGGGFQKKFRNNRWKSGRKKPGKVPNGQ; from the exons atGGAGGAATTACCTGCAGATACCAAAGCCTTTCTTCTTAACCACCCTTTCCTCCAGTTTACAGATGGCAAAAAG atcaAATGCACTCTTAATGGCCATGAGTTTCCATGCAACCTGACGGAGCTCCAGGCGTTTACTAAAGGGAAGAAATATGAGAAACTGAGTGCTGCTGCCGAGTTCAACTACAGCCAGTATGCACCACATGTTGTACCAAGCTCAAAACAACC CAAACAGCTTTTCTGTAAACTGACCCTCAGACACCTTAACCGGCAGCCTCATCATGTCCTAAGACATGTCAACGGGAAACGTTTTAAAAAAGCCCTCTGCAAAT ATGAAGAGTGTGTGAAACAAGGGATTGATTACGTTCCGTCCAGACTCAAACAGAAAAGGCCCAAAGACTTTGAAGAGGAGGTCAATCGGGGGAGGACCTTAAAACATGGGAACGACCCATTGGGACCCTCATCGAGTGACGAGGATCACAGTGATTCAGAAGACAGCATGAGTGACCTCTACCCCC CTACCATGTTCAGTTTAAAAGACGAAGCAGAAGAAGTTATTGAGAAGGAaggagctgaggaggaagatgacTTCCAgacagatgaagaggaggagatggaggtggATACGCaggtgcagcagcagaaacGCAAAAAG gaaCAAGGCGGTGGTTTTCAGAAGAAATTTAGAAATAACCGCTGGAAATCGGGGCGTAAGAAACCAGGAAAAGTGCCCAATGGACAGTAA
- the surf4 gene encoding surfeit locus protein 4, with amino-acid sequence MGQEDLMNTAEDVADQFLRVTKQYLPHLARLCLISTFLEDGIRMWFQWNEQRDYIEATWSCGYFLATCFVLLNLVGQLGGCVLILSRNFVQYACFGLFGIIALQTVAYSILWDLKFLMRNLALGGGLLLLLAESRSEGKSMFAGVPSMGESSPKQYMQLGGRVLLVLMFMTLLHFDSNFFSILQNMVGTALIILVAIGFKTKLAALTLVVWLLAINVYFNAFWSVPAYKPMHDFLKYDFFQTTSVIGGLLLVVALGPGGVSMDEKKKEW; translated from the exons ATGGGGCAGGAGGATCTCATGAACACAGCCGAAGACGTGGCAGACCAG TTCCTGCGGGTAACCAAACAGTACCTGCCCCACCTGGCGCGTCTCTGTCTCATCAGCACCTTCCTGGAAGATGGGATCCGCATGTGGTTCCAGTGGAATGAGCAGAGAGACTACATTGAGGCTACCTGGAGCTGTGGCTACTTCCTGGCCACGTGCTTTGTGCTGCTTAACCTCGTAGGACAGCTGG GTGGTTGTGTCCTCATCCTCAGTAGAAATTTTGTACAGTATGCCTGCTTTGGACTTTTTGGCATCATAGCGCTACAG ACTGTTGCATACAGTATTTTATGGGACCTCAAATTTCTGATGAG AAACCTCGCCCTCGGAGgtggtctgctgctgctgctggccgagTCTCGTTCGGAAGGAAAGAGCATGTTTGCTGGAGTCCCCTCCATGGGAGAGAGTTCTCCAAAGCAGTACATGCAGCTGGGCGGCCGAGTCCTGCTAGTGCTCATGTTCATGACTCTGCTGCACTTTGACTCCAACTTCTTCTCT ATCCTGCAGAACATGGTTGGAACTGCCCTCATCATCCTGGTTGCCATCGGCTTCAAAACCAAACTGGCAGCTCTGACCCTCGTCGTGTGGCTCCTGGCCATCAACGTCTACTTCAACGCCTTCTGGTCCGTCCCTGCCTACAAGCCCATGCACGACTTCCTCAAGTACGACTTCTTCCAGACCACCTCGGTCATCGGTGGTCTGCTGTTGGTGGTGGCACTTGGACCCGGCGGAGTGTCCATGGATGAGAAAAAGAAGGAGTGGTAG